From a region of the Flavobacterium sediminilitoris genome:
- a CDS encoding DEAD/DEAH box helicase: MEETINYIESTDKINFESTFNIYKYCSALIVEDEQKAQKLLVNILGNKSKFEPHLDFVLADLIEGVGFYPYIKKEDFKITSTDALIRNAYHQSDNLDKVLHEDQKYLLSLINSDKNVIVSAPTSFGKSLLIEEIVATSKFENIIVIQPTLALLDETRRKLMKYDDRYKLIVRTSQEPSIEKGNLFLLTAERVNEFKNLPRIDLIIIDEFYKLSTKRDDERADSLNNAFNYVLKTFNPKFYLLGPNIDSISEGFTEKYNAIFYKTKSSLVDTKSIDIYSEHKDYFDKPIKFKEYKENILFDLLISLQNEQSIIYCSSPARVRYLSSQFLKYLIEKNYPKTNDNLDIIEWIKINISAEWSLLDLLSLEIGIHDGALQKHITTTIIDYFNTQKIKYLFCTSTIIEGVNTSAKNIIYFDSTKGRRTPIDFFDYSNIKGRAGRLMVHYIGKIYNFNEIPENNQVVIDIPFFEQNPISDEVLINLEDVEVKDSNKEQLNRINELPPNERDLIKQNGVQVFGQKNIIDTIRTELKSKYHLISWSNYPTKQQLEYILGLAWNNLLKPNETVRPMTLNKLVTVTQIYGYNQNIWNLVNSTFSYFKGLKEFESVSDNEIMDEAIRDSFQVLKHWLEYKVPKWLSVINSIQEFVCNESGLKPGNYTYFSNLIENDFIRENLVILSEYGIPTSAIRKLENIISAKTPQEEVMKIIKSERLFDNKIFIEYERNKLKNN; encoded by the coding sequence ATGGAAGAAACTATCAACTACATTGAAAGCACTGATAAAATAAACTTTGAATCCACTTTCAATATTTACAAGTATTGTTCTGCTCTAATCGTTGAAGATGAGCAAAAGGCTCAAAAACTTTTAGTTAATATTTTAGGTAACAAATCCAAATTTGAACCCCATTTAGATTTTGTCTTAGCCGACTTAATTGAAGGAGTAGGATTTTATCCTTATATCAAAAAGGAAGATTTTAAAATTACTTCTACTGATGCTTTAATCCGAAACGCTTATCATCAATCTGATAATCTTGATAAAGTACTGCATGAAGACCAGAAATACCTACTTTCATTAATTAATTCAGACAAAAATGTAATTGTAAGTGCTCCAACTAGTTTTGGGAAAAGTCTACTTATCGAGGAAATTGTAGCAACAAGCAAATTCGAGAATATTATTGTTATTCAACCAACTTTAGCCTTACTTGATGAAACAAGAAGAAAGTTGATGAAGTATGATGATAGGTATAAGTTAATAGTCAGAACTTCACAAGAACCGAGTATTGAAAAAGGAAACTTATTTTTGCTTACAGCAGAAAGAGTCAATGAGTTTAAGAATCTTCCTAGAATTGACCTTATTATTATTGACGAATTTTATAAGTTGAGTACAAAAAGAGATGATGAAAGGGCGGACTCGCTTAACAACGCTTTCAATTATGTTCTAAAAACATTCAATCCTAAATTTTATCTTTTAGGCCCAAATATAGATTCCATTTCTGAGGGATTTACTGAAAAGTATAATGCTATTTTTTACAAAACAAAATCTTCTTTAGTAGACACAAAGTCAATAGATATTTATTCTGAACATAAGGATTATTTTGACAAACCAATTAAGTTCAAAGAGTATAAAGAAAATATCCTTTTTGATTTATTGATTAGTTTACAAAATGAACAATCTATAATTTATTGTTCATCTCCAGCAAGAGTGAGATATTTATCAAGCCAATTTTTAAAGTACTTAATTGAAAAAAACTATCCTAAAACAAATGATAATTTAGATATTATAGAATGGATTAAAATAAACATTTCTGCTGAATGGAGTCTTTTAGATTTACTATCATTAGAGATAGGTATACATGATGGTGCGTTACAAAAACATATTACAACAACTATTATTGATTATTTCAATACTCAAAAAATAAAGTATCTGTTTTGTACTTCGACAATAATAGAAGGTGTAAACACAAGTGCAAAAAACATTATTTATTTTGACTCTACAAAAGGAAGAAGAACTCCAATTGATTTTTTTGATTATTCAAATATCAAAGGTAGAGCTGGTAGATTAATGGTTCATTATATTGGCAAAATATATAATTTTAATGAAATACCAGAAAACAACCAAGTTGTTATAGATATACCATTTTTTGAGCAAAATCCTATTTCTGACGAGGTGTTAATTAACCTTGAAGATGTAGAAGTCAAAGATTCAAATAAAGAACAATTAAATCGAATTAATGAGTTACCTCCAAATGAAAGAGATTTAATAAAGCAAAATGGAGTACAAGTTTTTGGACAAAAAAATATCATTGACACAATACGAACTGAACTTAAATCGAAGTACCATTTAATCAGTTGGAGTAATTACCCTACTAAACAACAATTAGAATATATTCTAGGTTTAGCTTGGAATAATTTACTAAAACCAAATGAAACTGTGAGACCAATGACTCTAAATAAATTAGTAACGGTGACTCAAATTTATGGATATAATCAGAATATTTGGAATCTAGTAAATAGCACTTTTAGTTATTTTAAAGGACTTAAGGAATTTGAAAGCGTATCTGACAATGAAATAATGGATGAAGCAATAAGAGATAGCTTTCAAGTCTTAAAACATTGGCTAGAATACAAAGTTCCTAAATGGCTATCTGTAATAAATTCAATTCAGGAATTCGTTTGTAATGAAAGTGGTTTAAAGCCAGGAAACTACACCTATTTTTCTAATCTAATTGAGAATGATTTTATAAGAGAAAATTTAGTAATCCTTAGTGAATATGGTATACCGACTTCTGCAATTAGAAAACTAGAAAATATCATTTCCGCTAAAACCCCTCAAGAAGAAGTAATGAAAATTATTAAATCAGAAAGACTTTTTGACAATAAAATATTTATAGAATATGAAAGGAATAAACTAAAAAATAACTAA
- a CDS encoding HamA C-terminal domain-containing protein, with translation MATPFNSEKIIIQQINNVDFSTFLVGFDLNDLGEKEYRIKPLVTKLTHVIHEFAFGFHEDTQTDNTETLSKLTDAAKSIYKIDSFQKVKDIYDNNGTIDDDLEDKYLRRGEFGELILHLLLRDFYKTIPLLSKIYFKDSLGHAVHGFDSVHIQEETQTLWLGESKIYTDGKRGVKELVNDIKEHFKSDYLNSEFILISKKLKHLDNIPQKDYWLDLLTDSRTLKERLTTINIPLLCTYQCDLFSIHDDETKQEFIDAYVNEMNEIKNYFDGKNDHPLKANLNIILILFPVQNKTELVKAMHNKISLLQTLGE, from the coding sequence ATGGCAACACCATTCAATTCTGAAAAAATAATCATTCAACAAATCAACAATGTTGACTTTAGTACTTTTCTTGTCGGATTTGATTTAAATGATCTTGGCGAAAAAGAATATAGAATAAAACCATTAGTAACAAAATTAACTCATGTAATACATGAATTTGCTTTTGGATTCCATGAAGATACACAAACGGACAATACAGAAACACTAAGCAAACTAACTGATGCCGCAAAATCAATTTACAAAATTGACTCATTTCAGAAAGTAAAAGATATTTATGATAACAATGGTACAATTGATGATGATTTAGAAGATAAATATCTAAGAAGAGGAGAATTTGGAGAATTAATTTTGCATTTACTTTTAAGAGATTTTTATAAAACAATTCCTTTATTATCTAAAATTTATTTTAAAGATTCATTAGGACATGCAGTTCATGGATTTGATTCAGTTCATATTCAAGAAGAAACGCAAACATTATGGCTTGGCGAATCCAAGATATATACTGATGGCAAAAGAGGTGTAAAAGAACTTGTAAATGACATAAAAGAGCATTTTAAATCAGATTATCTAAATTCAGAGTTTATTTTGATTTCTAAAAAATTAAAACATTTAGATAATATTCCTCAAAAAGATTATTGGTTAGACCTTCTAACAGATTCAAGAACTTTAAAAGAAAGACTAACAACTATAAATATTCCACTTTTATGTACTTACCAATGTGATTTGTTCTCAATTCACGATGACGAAACTAAACAAGAATTCATTGATGCCTACGTGAATGAAATGAACGAAATAAAAAATTATTTTGATGGGAAAAACGACCATCCATTAAAAGCAAACCTTAACATTATCCTAATATTATTTCCAGTACAGAATAAAACAGAATTAGTTAAGGCAATGCATAATAAAATCTCATTATTACAAACACTTGGTGAATAA
- a CDS encoding JAB domain-containing protein, which produces MDITLTDEQRIKILNSDDIYGIMQQVLLRENKIDQDKEHFWVVGLANNNRVLFIELVSLGTVNQTLVEPMEVYSLALQKRAVKIILCHNHPSGELKPSETDKDVTDRLIQVGIIVDVLVIDHLIISTKSYLSFKDIGLLGELEKSTKYVPKYVLEERMRKEAEAIIKRKNSIEIAKQLKRKGIANGTIAEATGLSLEEVAKLRVKKANNIE; this is translated from the coding sequence ATGGATATTACACTAACCGATGAACAACGCATAAAAATTCTCAATTCCGATGATATTTATGGCATTATGCAGCAAGTACTCTTGCGAGAAAACAAAATAGACCAAGACAAAGAACATTTTTGGGTAGTGGGGCTTGCCAACAACAATAGAGTGTTGTTTATAGAGTTAGTAAGTTTGGGCACCGTAAACCAAACATTGGTAGAACCTATGGAAGTTTATAGTTTGGCACTACAAAAAAGAGCCGTAAAAATTATACTTTGCCACAACCACCCTAGTGGAGAATTGAAACCTTCAGAAACCGACAAAGACGTTACCGACCGCTTAATACAAGTGGGCATTATTGTAGATGTCTTGGTCATAGACCATTTAATAATTTCTACCAAAAGCTACCTTAGCTTTAAAGACATTGGGCTTCTCGGCGAACTAGAAAAAAGCACCAAATATGTGCCAAAATACGTATTGGAAGAAAGAATGCGAAAAGAAGCCGAAGCAATTATAAAGAGAAAAAACTCTATAGAAATTGCCAAGCAATTAAAACGAAAAGGCATTGCCAACGGAACCATAGCCGAAGCCACAGGACTGTCTTTAGAAGAAGTGGCAAAACTGAGAGTAAAAAAAGCAAACAATATAGAATAG
- a CDS encoding sulfate adenylyltransferase subunit 1, whose translation MELLKINTAGSVDDGKSTLIGRFLYDSNALTIEQEELVRQKTKEKGLEDLDFSVITDGLIAEREQGITIDVAHIYFSSDTRKFIIADSPGHVEYTRNMVTGASNSDLSIILIDARKGLLEQTHRHYFISRLLRLESVIFCVNKMDLVDYDEDVFLKIATDINKMVNEFEELNQTISIIPISSLKGDNIVHNSKNMNWYTGETLSNVLHSFKKNTQFTDSFRMDIQQVYHVQNTEFVDYRSYAGRVNSGQLKVGDKVTVLPSCKSSEVVEIRKFTSLLNETSVGESVQIRLKDDLDISRGMMFVKEQNDALFEKEITAKMVWLDERQANKTSKYFIQANSRTAICKIQDFIHLIKPENPLERFPCENIRLNDIALVKLKLANPIYLDKYADNKANGAFIIVDSQTNNTVAVGFVE comes from the coding sequence ATGGAATTACTTAAAATTAATACAGCAGGAAGTGTAGATGATGGAAAGAGTACTTTAATAGGACGATTTCTATATGATAGTAATGCATTAACTATTGAGCAAGAAGAATTAGTGCGACAAAAAACCAAAGAAAAAGGATTAGAAGATCTTGATTTTTCAGTTATTACAGATGGTTTAATTGCAGAAAGAGAACAAGGAATAACAATAGATGTAGCCCATATTTATTTCTCATCAGATACTAGAAAATTTATAATTGCAGATAGTCCTGGACATGTAGAATATACTAGAAACATGGTAACAGGTGCTTCAAATTCAGATTTATCCATAATCTTAATAGATGCTAGAAAAGGGTTGCTAGAACAAACACATCGTCATTATTTTATTAGTAGACTATTACGATTAGAATCGGTTATTTTCTGTGTTAATAAAATGGATTTAGTAGATTATGACGAAGATGTCTTCTTAAAAATCGCTACAGACATTAATAAAATGGTAAATGAGTTTGAAGAGTTAAATCAAACAATATCTATCATTCCTATTAGTTCATTGAAAGGAGATAATATTGTGCATAACTCTAAAAACATGAACTGGTATACAGGAGAAACCTTATCAAATGTTCTTCATAGTTTTAAAAAGAATACCCAATTTACAGATAGCTTTAGAATGGATATTCAGCAAGTATATCATGTTCAAAATACTGAATTTGTAGATTATAGATCTTATGCAGGTAGAGTAAATTCAGGACAATTAAAAGTAGGGGATAAGGTAACAGTTTTACCATCTTGTAAATCATCGGAAGTTGTAGAAATTAGAAAGTTTACTTCTTTGTTAAATGAAACATCAGTTGGTGAATCTGTACAAATTCGATTAAAAGACGATCTAGATATAAGTAGAGGAATGATGTTTGTAAAAGAACAAAATGACGCTCTATTCGAAAAGGAAATTACAGCTAAAATGGTATGGTTAGATGAAAGACAGGCAAATAAAACCTCAAAATATTTTATTCAAGCCAATTCAAGAACAGCAATTTGTAAAATACAAGATTTTATACATCTTATAAAACCAGAAAATCCACTTGAAAGATTTCCTTGTGAAAACATACGACTAAATGATATTGCTTTAGTGAAATTAAAATTAGCTAATCCAATTTATTTAGACAAGTATGCCGATAATAAAGCTAATGGAGCATTTATTATCGTAGATTCTCAAACCAATAATACTGTTGCAGTAGGTTTTGTAGAATAA
- the cysD gene encoding sulfate adenylyltransferase subunit CysD encodes MRNHLEELENESIYILREVAAQFQKPVLLFSGGKDSITVARLAQKAFYPAKIPFTFMHIDTGHNFPETITFRDKLIKELGVELIVRYVQDSIDTNKVQEETGKYASRNSLQTVTLLDAIEEFGFDACIGGARRDEEKSRAKERIFSVRDDFGQWDAKKQRPEMFTILNGKINFGENVRAFPISNWTEEDVWSYIKQEDLELPSIYFAHERKLVKRDGTFLAHSDYLNLTETDEIVTDVVRFRTVGDMTCTAALVSNASSIEDVMYENKTSKSSERGARIDDKRSEAALEQRKKGGYF; translated from the coding sequence ATGCGAAATCATTTAGAAGAATTAGAAAACGAGAGTATTTATATCCTGAGAGAAGTTGCAGCACAGTTTCAAAAACCTGTTTTATTATTCTCAGGAGGAAAAGACTCAATAACAGTAGCAAGATTAGCCCAAAAAGCATTCTATCCAGCTAAAATTCCATTTACTTTTATGCATATAGACACAGGACACAATTTTCCTGAAACTATAACATTTAGAGATAAATTAATAAAAGAACTAGGAGTTGAACTTATTGTTAGATATGTACAAGACAGTATTGATACCAATAAAGTACAAGAAGAAACGGGGAAATATGCAAGTAGAAATTCACTTCAAACAGTAACACTTTTAGATGCAATAGAAGAGTTTGGTTTTGATGCATGTATTGGAGGTGCAAGAAGAGATGAAGAAAAATCAAGAGCTAAAGAAAGAATATTTTCAGTTAGAGACGATTTTGGACAATGGGATGCAAAAAAACAAAGACCAGAAATGTTTACCATTTTAAATGGGAAAATCAATTTTGGTGAAAACGTTAGAGCTTTTCCTATTAGCAATTGGACAGAAGAAGATGTATGGAGCTATATTAAACAAGAAGATTTAGAATTACCGTCAATATATTTTGCACACGAAAGAAAACTAGTAAAACGTGATGGAACATTTTTAGCGCATTCAGATTACTTAAACCTAACAGAAACAGATGAAATTGTTACTGATGTAGTAAGATTTAGAACAGTTGGAGACATGACTTGTACAGCAGCATTAGTATCTAATGCAAGTTCGATAGAAGATGTAATGTATGAAAACAAAACGTCTAAATCATCTGAAAGAGGAGCAAGAATCGATGATAAACGTTCTGAAGCTGCTTTAGAACAAAGAAAAAAAGGAGGGTATTTTTAA
- a CDS encoding phosphoadenylyl-sulfate reductase has product MDKIKNELSNYNSILEKLNLEESLSYVIDNIEGKKVFSTSFGIEDQLLTHFINLINKEVSVFTLDTGRQFNETYEVFDKTQNKYKNIDLKVYYPNEDQIQEYVKEEGINGFYNSVESRKKCCFVRKVVPLKRALEGADVWITGLRAEQSANRETMQFLEWDEDNKLIKFNPLLKYTLEEVEEVVNKYNIPINSLYKKGYLSIGCAPCTRAIEKGEDFRAGRWWWENGKKECGLHIHVDKNN; this is encoded by the coding sequence ATGGACAAAATAAAAAACGAATTATCAAATTATAATAGCATTCTTGAGAAATTAAATCTCGAAGAAAGCTTAAGCTATGTTATAGATAATATTGAAGGAAAGAAAGTATTTTCCACTTCATTCGGAATTGAAGATCAATTATTAACGCATTTTATAAACTTAATTAACAAAGAAGTTTCTGTTTTTACATTAGATACAGGAAGACAGTTTAATGAAACCTATGAAGTGTTTGATAAAACTCAAAACAAGTATAAGAATATTGATTTGAAAGTATATTATCCAAATGAAGATCAAATACAAGAATATGTAAAAGAAGAAGGAATTAATGGATTTTATAATAGTGTAGAAAGTCGTAAAAAATGTTGTTTTGTTAGAAAAGTAGTTCCCTTAAAAAGAGCATTAGAAGGAGCAGATGTTTGGATAACAGGATTAAGAGCAGAACAATCGGCAAACAGAGAAACTATGCAGTTTTTAGAATGGGATGAAGACAATAAGTTAATAAAATTTAATCCTTTACTAAAATATACTTTGGAAGAAGTTGAAGAAGTAGTAAACAAATATAATATTCCAATTAATAGCTTATATAAAAAAGGTTATCTAAGTATTGGATGCGCACCATGTACAAGAGCAATTGAAAAAGGAGAAGACTTTAGAGCTGGTAGATGGTGGTGGGAAAACGGAAAAAAAGAATGTGGACTTCACATTCATGTAGATAAAAATAATTAA
- a CDS encoding DUF2061 domain-containing protein produces MLLDLLKFKKQIAINKEVKISAYKTITWRILGTIDTVIISYLMTGNFKIAFSIGGFEVFSKMILYFIHERVWTKWTK; encoded by the coding sequence ATGTTATTAGATTTATTAAAATTTAAAAAACAAATTGCAATAAATAAGGAAGTTAAAATTTCAGCATATAAAACAATTACTTGGCGTATTTTAGGTACAATAGATACAGTAATAATATCATATTTAATGACAGGAAACTTTAAAATTGCATTTTCAATAGGTGGTTTTGAAGTATTCTCTAAAATGATATTATATTTTATTCACGAAAGAGTATGGACAAAATGGACAAAATAA
- a CDS encoding RrF2 family transcriptional regulator, which yields MLSRKTKYGLKALIYMAKQDKLMPVLISEISEKENISKKFLELILLDLKKIGLLGSKKGKGGGYYLLKDPKEISVAKIIRFLDGPIALLPCVSLNFYEKCNDCPSEEACALNKLLIEVRDNALKVLENKSLYDLSSF from the coding sequence ATGTTATCAAGAAAAACAAAATACGGACTTAAAGCATTAATTTATATGGCAAAGCAAGATAAATTAATGCCAGTCCTTATTTCTGAAATATCAGAAAAAGAAAATATATCTAAAAAATTCTTAGAATTAATCCTATTAGACTTAAAAAAAATAGGATTATTAGGTTCTAAGAAAGGCAAAGGAGGAGGTTATTATTTACTAAAAGATCCTAAGGAAATTTCTGTAGCAAAAATTATCCGATTTTTAGATGGACCAATTGCTTTGTTGCCTTGTGTAAGCCTAAATTTTTACGAAAAATGCAACGATTGTCCTAGTGAAGAAGCATGTGCTTTAAATAAATTATTGATTGAAGTAAGAGATAATGCTCTTAAAGTACTGGAAAACAAGTCATTATACGATTTGTCTTCTTTTTGA
- the ctlX gene encoding citrulline utilization hydrolase CtlX, whose protein sequence is MNQTTNTILMIRPVAFRMNEQTAVNNYYQKVLDGLLPATVNAKAQAEFDAYVEKLRAVGINVIVVDDTVSPDTPDSIFPNNWVSFHETGDVVLYPMFAENRRQERREDILDILEEKGFLINEIMDYTSAEEDEFFLEGTGSIVLDRKNGIAYCALSPRADEELFIEFCEDFDYSPVIFEAFQTVNGQRKHIYHTNVIMCVAETFAVICADCIDDKAERKMVLSNLKESGKEVILITEEQVNSFAGNMLQVQGKDNERFLIMSNAAYESLTKEQVGKIEKHCKIVHASLDIIEACGGGSARCMMAEVFLPKA, encoded by the coding sequence ATGAATCAAACTACAAATACAATATTAATGATTCGTCCGGTTGCATTCCGAATGAACGAGCAAACAGCAGTAAATAATTACTATCAAAAAGTATTAGATGGTTTATTGCCAGCAACAGTTAATGCAAAAGCACAAGCAGAGTTTGATGCTTATGTAGAAAAATTAAGAGCAGTAGGAATTAATGTTATAGTTGTAGATGACACAGTAAGTCCAGATACTCCAGATAGTATTTTTCCGAATAACTGGGTTTCTTTTCATGAAACAGGAGATGTGGTTTTGTATCCAATGTTCGCTGAAAATAGAAGACAAGAAAGAAGAGAAGATATCTTAGATATATTAGAAGAAAAAGGATTTCTGATTAATGAAATCATGGATTATACTTCAGCAGAAGAAGATGAATTCTTTTTAGAAGGAACAGGAAGTATCGTTTTAGATAGAAAAAATGGAATTGCTTATTGTGCTTTATCTCCAAGAGCCGATGAAGAGTTGTTTATCGAATTTTGTGAAGATTTTGACTATTCACCTGTTATCTTCGAGGCCTTTCAAACAGTAAATGGACAAAGAAAACATATTTATCATACTAATGTGATTATGTGTGTAGCAGAAACTTTCGCAGTTATTTGTGCCGATTGTATAGATGATAAAGCAGAACGAAAAATGGTGCTTTCTAATTTGAAAGAATCAGGTAAGGAAGTCATTTTAATTACAGAAGAACAAGTGAATAGCTTTGCAGGAAATATGTTGCAAGTACAAGGAAAGGATAATGAACGTTTCTTAATTATGAGTAATGCAGCTTATGAGAGCCTAACTAAAGAGCAAGTAGGTAAAATAGAAAAACATTGTAAAATTGTACATGCAAGTTTAGATATAATCGAAGCTTGTGGTGGAGGAAGTGCTCGTTGTATGATGGCTGAAGTTTTTTTACCAAAAGCATAA
- a CDS encoding dimethylarginine dimethylaminohydrolase family protein, with product MLQLNVKNESSRLKAVVLGTAISNGPMPTVEEAYDPKSLEHIIAGTYPVEEDMVKEMEAFNQVFQKYNVQVFRPNVIQDYNQIFSRDIGFVIDDIFIKANILPDRERELDAIQYVINQIDPKKVVRPPEEVHIEGGDVMLWNDYIFIGTYKGSDYKDYITARTNMAGVNYIKELFPHKIVKEFDLVKSKIEPRDNALHLDCCFQPVGTNLGIIYKSGFREESDYMYLVNLFGKENLFHIEREEMYHMNSNVFSIAPDVVVSERNFTRLNNWMRSKGITVEEIPYAEISKQEGLLRCSTLPLIRE from the coding sequence ATGTTACAATTAAATGTAAAAAACGAATCATCAAGATTAAAGGCAGTAGTTTTAGGAACTGCTATAAGTAATGGTCCAATGCCTACAGTAGAAGAGGCTTATGACCCAAAATCATTAGAACATATTATTGCAGGAACATATCCTGTAGAAGAAGACATGGTAAAAGAAATGGAAGCTTTTAACCAAGTTTTTCAAAAATATAATGTACAAGTTTTTCGTCCAAATGTTATTCAAGATTACAATCAAATTTTTTCAAGAGATATAGGATTTGTTATAGATGACATTTTTATTAAAGCAAATATTTTACCAGATAGAGAAAGAGAACTAGACGCAATCCAATATGTAATAAATCAAATTGACCCTAAAAAAGTAGTGCGTCCACCAGAAGAAGTACATATTGAAGGAGGAGATGTAATGCTTTGGAATGATTATATTTTTATAGGTACCTATAAAGGATCAGATTATAAAGACTATATTACTGCTAGAACAAATATGGCAGGTGTCAATTATATTAAAGAATTGTTCCCTCATAAAATTGTAAAAGAATTTGATTTAGTAAAATCTAAAATTGAGCCTAGAGACAATGCTTTACATTTAGATTGTTGTTTTCAACCTGTAGGAACAAATCTTGGAATTATTTATAAAAGTGGTTTCCGTGAAGAATCAGATTATATGTATTTAGTAAATCTATTTGGAAAAGAAAATTTGTTTCATATTGAAAGAGAAGAAATGTATCACATGAATTCTAATGTTTTCTCAATAGCTCCAGATGTAGTTGTTTCTGAACGAAATTTTACTAGACTAAATAATTGGATGAGAAGTAAAGGGATTACTGTAGAAGAAATTCCTTACGCAGAGATTTCCAAACAAGAAGGCTTATTAAGATGTTCAACATTACCTTTAATTAGAGAATAA
- a CDS encoding citrate synthase, whose protein sequence is MSKTAILEIDGKKYEFPVIVGTENEVAIDIDKLRGATGAITIDPGYKNSGSCKSEITFLDGEEGILRYRGYSIEELADKADFLEVSFLLIFGELPNKAQLEKFENDIRKHTLVNEEMKTILEGFPKTAHPMGVLSSLTSALTAFNPKSVNVENEKEMYEAVCKTMGKFLVIATWTYRRRMGYPLNYYDNTKGYVENFMRLMFEIPTEPYKMDKKIVDALDKLFILHADHEQNCSTSTVRIVGSSHAGLFASISAGVSALWGPLHGGANQAVLEMLQEIHDNGGDVEKFVLKAKDKEDPFRLMGFGHRVYKNFDPRATIIKKAADDVLDALGVDDPLLDIAKQLEKVALEDEYFKARNLYPNVDFYSGIIYRAMGIPVEMFTVLFAIGRLPGWIAQWKEMRLNKEPIGRPRQVYVGNALRPFKEVKDR, encoded by the coding sequence ATGTCGAAAACTGCAATATTAGAAATTGATGGCAAAAAGTATGAGTTTCCTGTTATCGTGGGAACTGAAAATGAGGTTGCTATCGATATAGACAAGTTGCGTGGTGCAACAGGTGCTATTACAATTGATCCAGGGTATAAAAATTCAGGATCATGTAAAAGTGAGATTACTTTTTTAGATGGAGAAGAAGGGATTTTGCGTTATAGAGGATATTCAATTGAAGAATTAGCAGATAAAGCAGATTTTTTAGAAGTTTCTTTTCTTTTAATTTTTGGAGAATTACCAAATAAAGCTCAATTAGAAAAATTTGAGAACGATATTAGAAAACATACATTAGTAAATGAAGAAATGAAAACCATATTAGAAGGTTTTCCAAAAACAGCTCACCCAATGGGCGTTTTATCTTCACTTACAAGTGCATTAACAGCATTTAACCCTAAATCGGTAAATGTAGAAAATGAAAAAGAAATGTATGAAGCAGTTTGCAAAACTATGGGTAAATTCCTAGTAATTGCAACATGGACATACAGAAGAAGAATGGGATATCCTTTAAACTATTATGATAATACAAAAGGATATGTTGAAAATTTCATGCGATTAATGTTTGAAATTCCAACAGAGCCTTATAAAATGGATAAGAAAATAGTTGATGCATTAGATAAACTATTTATTCTTCATGCTGATCACGAACAAAACTGTTCAACATCAACAGTAAGAATTGTAGGTTCTTCTCATGCAGGATTGTTTGCTTCAATATCGGCAGGTGTTTCAGCACTTTGGGGGCCATTACATGGTGGAGCAAATCAAGCTGTATTAGAAATGCTTCAAGAAATTCATGATAATGGTGGAGATGTTGAGAAATTCGTTTTAAAAGCAAAAGATAAAGAAGATCCATTCCGTTTAATGGGATTCGGACACAGAGTATATAAAAACTTTGATCCAAGAGCAACAATTATCAAAAAAGCAGCAGATGATGTTTTAGATGCTTTAGGTGTTGATGATCCATTATTAGATATCGCAAAACAATTAGAAAAAGTAGCTTTAGAAGACGAATATTTCAAAGCAAGAAACTTATATCCAAATGTAGATTTCTATTCTGGAATTATTTATAGAGCAATGGGAATTCCTGTAGAAATGTTTACAGTATTATTCGCTATTGGTCGTTTACCAGGATGGATTGCACAATGGAAAGAAATGCGTTTGAATAAAGAACCTATAGGTCGTCCAAGACAAGTTTATGTAGGGAATGCTTTAAGACCTTTCAAAGAAGTAAAAGATAGATAA